The following coding sequences are from one Rathayibacter sp. SW19 window:
- a CDS encoding LacI family DNA-binding transcriptional regulator gives MAERRSTMRDVARASGVSPATVSFVLNDAPDQTISAETRARVLAAAGELGYHVHPIARALREGSSRLVVLEVGEIPRAPMLEAFIDGLDEELATAGYGLFVSFSGAARRSGAAAVEAVNPRAIIDLPGLYAGSDDGAADGGWIDGMASHLQTQLAYLAETGHSSVAIATATGASPFELKLTGYSQTAARRLGMPELVTFGVGDGTSLRRHVRELPQSVTAIAAQTDTVAFAILAELLDAGIAVPGRMALIGMGDVPEAAFWRPALTTVRVDTRSYGRRLARQILGLAVGDAAPAPTQIIHRATA, from the coding sequence GTGGCAGAGCGTCGCAGCACTATGCGAGATGTGGCCCGCGCGAGCGGCGTCTCACCCGCAACGGTGAGCTTCGTGCTCAACGATGCACCCGACCAGACGATTTCCGCAGAAACTCGCGCACGTGTGCTCGCGGCAGCGGGCGAACTCGGGTACCACGTGCATCCGATCGCGCGAGCTCTGCGTGAGGGAAGTTCGCGTCTCGTCGTGCTCGAGGTCGGCGAGATTCCTCGCGCGCCGATGCTCGAGGCCTTCATTGACGGGCTGGATGAGGAACTTGCAACCGCCGGCTACGGCCTGTTCGTCTCCTTCTCTGGCGCTGCGCGAAGGTCGGGCGCAGCCGCTGTCGAGGCGGTGAATCCGCGAGCGATCATCGATCTTCCCGGCCTGTACGCGGGGTCAGACGACGGCGCCGCTGACGGCGGCTGGATCGACGGGATGGCTTCCCATCTGCAGACGCAGCTCGCCTACCTGGCCGAAACCGGGCACTCGTCCGTCGCGATCGCGACCGCGACAGGCGCGAGCCCCTTCGAGTTGAAGTTGACCGGTTACAGTCAGACGGCGGCCCGTCGGCTCGGAATGCCAGAGCTGGTCACGTTCGGAGTCGGAGACGGCACGTCGCTTCGTAGACACGTACGCGAGCTTCCGCAGTCCGTGACAGCGATCGCCGCGCAGACAGACACTGTCGCATTTGCGATTCTCGCGGAGCTGCTTGACGCGGGCATTGCGGTTCCCGGTCGAATGGCCCTGATCGGGATGGGCGATGTTCCAGAAGCCGCGTTCTGGCGCCCTGCGTTGACGACGGTCCGCGTCGACACGCGAAGCTACGGGCGCCGTCTTGCGCGGCAAATCCTCGGGCTGGCCGTCGGGGATGCGGCGCCCGCGCCCACGCAAATCATTCACCGCGCGACAGCGTGA
- a CDS encoding ANTAR domain-containing response regulator has translation MSDQETAPVAPRRVVVAEDESLIRLDIVEILRDNGFEVVGEAGDGETAVALATELRPDLVIMDVKMPQLDGISAAERLSKAHIAPVVLLTAFSQKELVERASEAGALAYVVKPFTPNDLLPAIEIALARYAQIIALEAEVGDLVERFETRKLVDRAKGLLNEKMGLTEPEAFRWIQKASMDRRLTMHDVAQAIIEQLAVKKS, from the coding sequence GTGAGTGACCAAGAAACTGCCCCGGTGGCGCCGCGTCGCGTCGTTGTCGCGGAAGACGAATCCCTAATCCGCCTCGACATCGTCGAAATCCTGCGTGACAACGGCTTCGAAGTCGTCGGAGAAGCGGGTGACGGCGAGACGGCTGTCGCCCTTGCGACCGAACTCCGCCCCGATCTGGTCATCATGGACGTCAAGATGCCGCAGCTCGACGGCATCTCGGCGGCCGAGCGCCTGTCGAAGGCGCATATTGCTCCGGTTGTGCTGCTGACAGCGTTCAGTCAAAAGGAACTCGTCGAACGCGCCAGTGAGGCCGGCGCCCTCGCCTACGTTGTCAAGCCATTCACCCCGAACGACCTGCTGCCTGCGATCGAAATTGCTCTTGCTCGCTACGCCCAGATCATCGCGCTTGAAGCGGAGGTCGGCGACCTCGTCGAACGATTCGAGACGCGCAAGCTCGTCGACCGGGCCAAGGGCCTGCTGAACGAGAAGATGGGGCTGACCGAGCCGGAGGCGTTCCGCTGGATTCAGAAGGCATCCATGGATCGTCGCCTGACTATGCACGATGTCGCCCAGGCGATCATCGAGCAACTCGCGGTCAAGAAGTCGTAG
- a CDS encoding SGNH/GDSL hydrolase family protein: MFSSYVAIGDSFTEGVGDELADGRLRGWADFVAVGLAAAATGPVTYANLAIRGRKLGPLIAEQLHPAIALKPELLSINGGGNDIMRPRVSIESIAAQLGDAVSVAVDSGSHVLLLSGANPSRNLPLGSLLRKRGEQLAVAVRAHYPRDSVTFVDNWADAGLEDIRYWSADKLHLNALGHARVASNVLTALSVPVPLEWGVAEVAAAPAGEKSHNSAAYYRQYVLPWIGRRLTRRSSGDGRSAKIPTLQPVDPNTTVF, from the coding sequence ATGTTTTCCAGCTACGTGGCAATCGGTGACAGCTTCACAGAGGGTGTCGGCGATGAGTTGGCAGACGGCCGTCTGCGCGGATGGGCAGACTTCGTGGCCGTGGGGCTTGCCGCCGCGGCGACGGGTCCGGTGACCTATGCGAATCTTGCCATCCGCGGTCGCAAGCTCGGCCCGCTGATCGCGGAGCAGCTGCATCCGGCAATCGCCCTGAAGCCCGAACTGCTGAGCATCAACGGTGGCGGCAACGACATCATGCGCCCTCGCGTGTCGATTGAGAGCATCGCCGCCCAACTGGGCGACGCTGTGAGTGTTGCCGTGGATTCGGGCAGCCACGTTTTGTTGCTCAGCGGCGCGAACCCGTCCCGCAACCTGCCGCTCGGGTCACTGCTGCGCAAACGAGGCGAACAACTCGCGGTCGCGGTGCGCGCCCATTACCCGCGCGATTCTGTGACGTTCGTCGACAACTGGGCGGATGCCGGGCTTGAGGACATTCGTTACTGGTCGGCAGACAAACTGCACCTGAATGCTCTCGGGCATGCGCGCGTCGCAAGCAATGTGCTGACAGCGCTAAGCGTCCCGGTTCCGTTGGAATGGGGTGTGGCCGAGGTGGCCGCGGCCCCCGCCGGTGAGAAGTCGCACAATTCTGCAGCGTACTACCGACAATACGTTCTGCCGTGGATCGGCCGCCGGCTGACGCGCAGGTCGAGCGGCGACGGCAGGAGCGCGAAGATTCCGACGTTGCAGCCGGTCGACCCGAACACTACCGTGTTCTAG
- a CDS encoding carboxylesterase/lipase family protein — protein sequence MDARGAVPPRAVLDVRVTGGVVRGVAEGGIHAWRGIPYAAPPLGRLRFRAPKAVIPWQGVRDASAFGDVAPQLYKGQFRGVGPLIPASEDCLSINVLTAADAFIPHRGLPVMVYIHGGGYSVGSSQDFTGQGNSFVRSGRVVYVSFNYRLGAFGYLHFTRYSSRKRPIDGNLGLRDQVAALRWVRTNIRAFGGDPHNVTVFGQSAGGNAVTTLMATPSARGLFSRAIAQSPPPNAVYTQERADEWAGDFIPALRSVMLHDGQPLPDAAGPVDVLQAATALQLNNASLILQLRSPDADPGTFCLAPVVDGIMIPERPLDAFRNGRAHRVPLIIGTNEREGSIFRGRVDILPRSPSRIHTIFERAPRSARPAMRAAYPGLPASHAATDFSGDYAFWYPSVVVADRHALVAPVHVYRFDVAPRLLHALRIDATHGIELFTLFGETDGTLARRMSALGGRDAYVGAGERMRTYWLDFVCTGTLAKSWPPYTVDDRRTLILDKEDRVEHDPQRARRLAWASFLPDM from the coding sequence GTGGATGCACGCGGTGCTGTGCCGCCTCGTGCCGTCCTCGATGTCAGGGTGACCGGGGGCGTCGTCCGCGGAGTCGCTGAAGGCGGCATTCATGCGTGGCGCGGCATCCCATACGCGGCACCGCCGCTGGGTCGCTTGCGATTCCGCGCGCCGAAAGCGGTCATTCCGTGGCAGGGCGTGCGCGACGCGAGTGCCTTCGGCGACGTGGCCCCGCAACTGTACAAGGGTCAGTTCCGCGGCGTCGGGCCGCTGATTCCTGCGAGCGAGGATTGTCTGTCGATCAACGTCCTGACGGCGGCGGACGCGTTTATTCCGCACCGCGGCCTGCCGGTCATGGTGTACATCCACGGCGGCGGCTACAGCGTTGGTTCCTCACAGGATTTCACCGGGCAGGGCAACAGTTTCGTGCGCAGCGGGCGGGTGGTGTACGTCAGTTTCAACTATCGCTTGGGCGCCTTCGGATATTTGCATTTCACCCGGTATTCCAGTCGCAAGCGGCCGATTGACGGGAATCTCGGACTCAGAGACCAAGTGGCGGCGCTGCGCTGGGTGCGCACGAACATCCGAGCCTTCGGCGGTGACCCGCACAACGTTACGGTCTTCGGGCAGTCTGCGGGCGGCAACGCGGTGACAACGCTGATGGCGACGCCATCCGCACGCGGACTGTTCTCACGTGCAATCGCGCAGAGTCCGCCGCCCAATGCTGTGTACACGCAGGAGCGCGCAGACGAGTGGGCAGGAGACTTCATCCCGGCGCTGCGCAGTGTCATGCTGCACGACGGACAACCGCTGCCGGATGCCGCCGGGCCGGTCGACGTGCTCCAGGCCGCGACGGCTCTGCAATTGAACAACGCGTCGCTGATCCTTCAGCTACGCAGTCCGGATGCCGACCCCGGCACGTTCTGCCTCGCACCGGTTGTCGACGGGATCATGATTCCCGAGCGCCCGTTGGATGCATTCCGCAATGGGCGTGCACACCGCGTGCCGCTGATCATCGGCACGAACGAGCGGGAGGGCTCCATCTTCCGAGGACGGGTGGACATTCTGCCGCGCTCACCGTCCCGCATCCACACCATCTTCGAGCGTGCACCCCGCTCGGCGCGCCCGGCCATGCGCGCGGCGTATCCGGGACTTCCGGCCAGCCACGCCGCAACAGATTTCAGCGGTGATTACGCATTCTGGTATCCCAGCGTGGTCGTTGCCGACCGCCATGCGCTGGTGGCACCCGTGCACGTGTACCGTTTCGATGTTGCACCTCGGCTGCTGCATGCGCTCCGAATCGACGCGACGCACGGAATCGAACTGTTCACCCTGTTCGGAGAAACGGACGGCACTCTCGCACGCAGAATGAGCGCCCTCGGCGGTCGCGACGCATACGTCGGAGCGGGCGAGCGGATGCGAACGTACTGGTTGGATTTCGTCTGCACAGGCACACTCGCAAAATCGTGGCCGCCGTACACGGTCGATGACCGCCGCACCCTCATCCTCGACAAGGAGGACCGCGTCGAGCACGATCCTCAGCGTGCACGCCGCCTCGCATGGGCATCATTCCTGCCCGACATGTGA
- a CDS encoding phosphoribosyltransferase: MIFSDRVDAGLQLAERMLHLAGSDAIVLGLPRGGVPVGYEVATALELPLDVIVVRKLGVPWHEELAMGAIGDGVRVLDDDTVASLQVSTDDVDAVEQREQVELARRARRFRGQRGPLQLAGRTAIIVDDGVATGATARAACQVARSAGASRIILAVPVAPPDWNPPPVPAVDEFIWVARPSPFFAIGQWYADFTQTTDATVLDLLARSAERFRP, encoded by the coding sequence ATGATCTTCAGCGACCGGGTTGACGCGGGTCTGCAACTTGCCGAGCGCATGCTGCACCTCGCCGGCAGCGACGCGATCGTGCTCGGACTTCCGCGCGGCGGCGTTCCGGTTGGATACGAGGTCGCCACGGCACTCGAGCTGCCGTTGGATGTGATCGTGGTGCGCAAACTCGGCGTGCCGTGGCACGAGGAACTCGCCATGGGCGCGATCGGCGACGGCGTTCGAGTTCTCGATGACGACACCGTGGCATCGCTGCAGGTCAGCACGGACGACGTGGATGCCGTCGAGCAGCGCGAGCAGGTGGAGCTTGCGCGCCGGGCGCGCCGCTTTCGCGGGCAGCGCGGGCCGCTTCAACTGGCCGGCCGCACCGCGATCATCGTCGATGACGGTGTCGCGACCGGCGCGACCGCGCGGGCGGCGTGCCAGGTTGCCCGCTCTGCCGGCGCGTCTCGCATCATTCTGGCCGTTCCGGTGGCGCCACCGGACTGGAACCCGCCACCCGTGCCCGCTGTCGACGAATTCATCTGGGTTGCCCGGCCGTCTCCGTTCTTCGCCATCGGGCAGTGGTACGCCGACTTCACGCAGACAACGGACGCGACGGTGCTCGACCTGCTGGCTCGCTCGGCGGAACGTTTCAGGCCGTAG
- a CDS encoding EamA family transporter: protein MAHRPDRRRSLIGAGTQLGTEVSINLGSAIAGLLIPIVGAVVIVTVRQLVTVAAITPFYRPRPRQLTWRRLWPAIALGVVLAVMNLAFYESVGRLGLGLAATIEFLGPFTLALLGSRRLIDLACAVTAAAGILLLTDAAGPLDPFGVALALTAAAAWAAYILLTRRVANDLPGLEGLTVASIVASVILVPAALFVIDYAAIDWRVLGLLLAAGILSSALPYSLDTFILRRISARLYAIITSVGPVIAAAFGWLLLAETFTLQQQFGIVVVCAAAAVAVATQREHSRSELEKTAEA, encoded by the coding sequence GTGGCGCACAGACCAGACAGACGTAGATCCCTCATTGGTGCGGGCACCCAGTTGGGCACGGAGGTCAGCATCAATCTCGGGTCAGCGATCGCCGGCCTGCTGATTCCGATCGTCGGCGCCGTGGTCATCGTCACCGTCCGTCAGCTCGTCACCGTCGCCGCGATCACGCCGTTCTATCGGCCGAGACCGCGCCAGCTGACCTGGCGCCGCCTCTGGCCGGCGATCGCACTCGGCGTCGTGCTCGCCGTCATGAATCTCGCTTTTTACGAGTCCGTCGGCAGGCTCGGCCTCGGATTGGCTGCAACGATCGAATTCCTCGGGCCGTTCACGCTGGCGCTGCTCGGTTCGCGACGGCTGATCGACCTGGCCTGCGCGGTAACCGCTGCCGCGGGCATCCTGCTGTTGACGGATGCCGCGGGCCCGCTCGACCCGTTCGGCGTCGCACTGGCGTTGACCGCCGCCGCGGCCTGGGCTGCATACATTCTGCTGACACGGCGGGTTGCCAACGATCTTCCCGGGCTTGAGGGTCTCACGGTGGCGAGCATCGTCGCATCCGTGATTCTCGTCCCGGCCGCCCTGTTCGTCATCGACTATGCCGCGATCGATTGGCGGGTGCTCGGGCTGTTGCTGGCGGCAGGCATACTGTCATCTGCGCTGCCGTACTCGCTCGACACTTTCATCCTGCGCAGAATCTCGGCACGCCTCTACGCGATCATCACCAGTGTCGGGCCGGTCATCGCGGCCGCGTTCGGATGGCTCCTGCTGGCGGAGACATTCACCCTGCAGCAGCAGTTCGGTATCGTCGTCGTGTGCGCGGCTGCTGCTGTCGCCGTCGCCACACAACGTGAGCACTCGCGATCAGAGCTTGAAAAGACGGCGGAAGCGTAA
- the pyk gene encoding pyruvate kinase produces MRRAKIVATLGPATSSYENIRAIIDAGIDVARMNLSHGSYDVHESVYANVRKAADDCGRAVAVMVDLQGPKIRLGKFEAGPYDLAVGDIFKITTEDVIGTKELSGTTFKGLPQDVNPGDFLLIDDGKVKVKVLETDGTVVTTEVVVAGAVSNNKGINLPGVAVNVPALSDKDEADLRWGLRLGADLIALSFVRNASDINRVHEIMAEEGRKVPVIAKIEKPQAVDALEEIVDTFDAIMVARGDLGVELPLEAVPIVQKRAIELARRMAKPVIVATQMLESMISSPIPTRAETSDVANAVLDGTDAVMLSGETSVGEYPVITVQTMARIIESTEEHGLERIQPLGTKPRTQGGAITLVAAEVAAFVDAVYLCVFTESGDSARRMSRLRSKIPMLAFTPEPGIRRRLALTWGIQTFLVDRVTHTDQMFGQVDDILLGEKLAEVGDKVVVISGSPPGISGSTNDVRVHVLGDVHNNAAPAYAAIP; encoded by the coding sequence ATGAGACGAGCAAAGATCGTCGCGACCCTGGGGCCAGCGACATCCAGCTACGAGAACATCCGCGCCATCATCGATGCGGGCATCGACGTGGCGCGGATGAACTTGAGCCACGGCAGTTACGACGTGCACGAGTCGGTGTACGCGAACGTGCGAAAGGCTGCGGATGATTGCGGCCGCGCTGTCGCGGTCATGGTCGACCTGCAAGGGCCGAAGATCCGGCTCGGCAAGTTCGAGGCCGGCCCGTACGACCTGGCCGTCGGTGACATCTTCAAAATCACGACGGAAGACGTCATCGGCACCAAGGAGCTGTCGGGCACGACATTCAAAGGGTTGCCGCAGGATGTCAATCCGGGCGATTTTCTGCTGATCGACGACGGCAAAGTCAAGGTCAAGGTTCTTGAAACCGACGGCACCGTCGTCACGACAGAAGTTGTTGTCGCCGGCGCTGTCTCCAACAACAAGGGAATCAACCTGCCCGGTGTCGCCGTCAACGTGCCCGCTCTGAGCGACAAAGACGAAGCCGACCTGCGCTGGGGGCTGCGGCTCGGCGCCGACTTGATCGCGTTATCGTTCGTGCGGAACGCGAGCGACATCAATCGTGTTCACGAGATCATGGCAGAAGAGGGCCGCAAGGTTCCGGTGATCGCGAAAATCGAAAAGCCGCAGGCCGTCGACGCCCTCGAGGAGATTGTCGACACATTCGACGCCATCATGGTTGCCCGCGGTGATCTCGGCGTCGAGCTTCCGCTCGAGGCTGTGCCGATCGTGCAGAAGCGTGCCATCGAGTTGGCCCGGCGAATGGCGAAACCGGTGATCGTTGCGACCCAGATGCTCGAATCGATGATCTCAAGCCCGATTCCGACCCGGGCGGAGACCTCGGACGTCGCGAACGCCGTTCTCGACGGCACGGATGCCGTCATGCTCAGCGGTGAGACCAGCGTCGGCGAGTATCCGGTGATCACGGTGCAGACCATGGCCCGTATCATCGAGTCGACCGAAGAGCACGGGCTGGAGCGCATCCAGCCACTCGGCACGAAGCCGCGCACGCAGGGCGGCGCGATCACACTGGTCGCGGCCGAGGTCGCGGCCTTCGTGGATGCGGTCTATTTATGCGTCTTCACCGAGTCCGGCGACTCCGCACGCCGCATGTCGCGGTTGCGCTCCAAGATCCCGATGCTGGCCTTCACCCCGGAGCCGGGCATCCGTCGCCGGCTGGCGTTGACCTGGGGCATCCAGACCTTCCTGGTCGATCGTGTCACCCACACCGATCAAATGTTCGGGCAGGTCGACGACATTCTGCTCGGCGAGAAGCTGGCGGAAGTCGGCGACAAGGTCGTCGTCATCTCCGGTTCCCCTCCCGGAATCTCCGGTTCTACGAACGATGTGCGCGTTCATGTGCTCGGTGATGTGCACAATAACGCGGCTCCCGCGTATGCAGCGATTCCGTAG
- a CDS encoding glutamate synthase subunit beta: MADPKGFLKVTERELPNRRPVSVRLMDWKEVYEPGDPVELRRQAGRCMDCGTPFCHQGCPLGNLIPEWNDLMWRGEGRLAAERLHATNNFPEMTGRLCPAPCEDSCVLGINQPAVTIKQVEVSIIDQAWANGWVQPHPPQRLTGKTVAVVGSGPAGLAAAQQLTRAGHTVAVYERDDRIGGLVRYGIPDFKMEKKPLEARLNQMMAEGTRFRAGVNIGVDISWDDLRSRYDAVVVATGAMVPRDLPIPGRDLSGIHFAMEYLVEQNRVVAGDSIENQITAQGKHVVVLGGGDTGSDCIGTAHRQGALSVTNLAIGKQPPRERPAHQPWPMTPNLFEVSSAHEEGGRRDYLASTVEFLRNEFGEVRAIRVAETEYLDGRRVPKAGTEHEIPADLVLLALGFSGPEAAALVDQLSLPFDQRGNVQRDSEFQTDQPGVFVAGDAGRGQSLIVWAIAEGRAAAASVDRYLEGETSLPSPIKPTDRGITI, translated from the coding sequence GTGGCTGATCCCAAAGGATTCCTGAAGGTAACGGAACGCGAACTGCCAAACCGGCGGCCGGTCTCCGTGCGCCTGATGGACTGGAAAGAGGTCTACGAGCCGGGAGATCCCGTCGAACTGCGCAGGCAGGCCGGTCGTTGCATGGACTGCGGCACCCCGTTCTGCCACCAGGGCTGCCCGCTCGGAAACCTCATCCCGGAATGGAATGACCTGATGTGGCGCGGGGAAGGCCGACTCGCGGCCGAACGTCTCCACGCCACGAACAACTTTCCGGAGATGACAGGACGGTTGTGTCCCGCCCCCTGCGAAGACTCGTGCGTTCTCGGCATCAACCAGCCGGCAGTGACAATAAAGCAGGTCGAGGTGTCGATCATCGATCAAGCCTGGGCGAACGGCTGGGTGCAACCGCACCCGCCACAGCGCCTGACCGGCAAGACCGTCGCCGTCGTCGGGTCCGGGCCGGCCGGGCTTGCGGCCGCACAGCAACTGACCCGTGCCGGCCACACGGTCGCCGTCTATGAGCGCGACGACCGCATCGGCGGTCTCGTGCGTTACGGCATCCCCGACTTCAAAATGGAGAAGAAGCCACTCGAGGCCCGCCTCAATCAGATGATGGCTGAGGGCACACGGTTCCGCGCAGGGGTCAATATCGGCGTCGACATCAGCTGGGACGACCTGCGCAGCCGGTACGACGCCGTCGTGGTCGCAACCGGTGCGATGGTGCCACGCGATCTGCCAATCCCCGGCCGCGACCTGTCCGGGATTCACTTCGCCATGGAGTACCTGGTTGAGCAGAACCGCGTCGTGGCCGGTGACAGCATCGAGAATCAGATCACCGCACAGGGCAAGCACGTCGTCGTGCTCGGCGGAGGAGACACCGGCTCGGACTGCATCGGCACGGCGCACCGTCAAGGAGCGCTGTCTGTGACCAATCTTGCCATCGGCAAGCAACCACCACGTGAACGCCCGGCGCACCAACCATGGCCGATGACGCCGAACCTGTTCGAGGTCTCCAGCGCACACGAGGAGGGCGGGCGTCGTGACTATCTGGCCTCGACTGTGGAGTTCCTCCGGAACGAGTTCGGCGAGGTGCGTGCCATCCGCGTTGCCGAGACCGAGTATCTCGACGGCCGCCGTGTGCCGAAGGCGGGCACCGAGCACGAAATTCCAGCAGATCTCGTGCTGCTGGCACTGGGTTTCAGCGGGCCGGAGGCCGCAGCTCTCGTCGATCAGTTGTCACTGCCGTTCGATCAGCGCGGCAACGTGCAGCGCGACAGCGAGTTCCAGACAGACCAGCCGGGCGTGTTCGTCGCCGGGGACGCCGGGCGAGGCCAGTCGCTGATCGTCTGGGCGATCGCAGAGGGGCGAGCAGCAGCCGCGTCCGTAGACCGGTATCTTGAGGGGGAGACTTCCCTGCCGTCACCGATCAAGCCCACAGATCGCGGCATCACAATTTAG